In Zonotrichia albicollis isolate bZonAlb1 chromosome 11, bZonAlb1.hap1, whole genome shotgun sequence, a single genomic region encodes these proteins:
- the SEMA4B gene encoding semaphorin-4B, with translation MAARPVLPVLAALLLSAAPEPVPRVSLPYDSAERVVRRFEAPGVSNYTALLLSPDGGTLYLGARELLLTLNTSNFQPSSPARRLLWSADEEKKRQCVFKGKDPQRDCHNYIKLLLQLNSTHLYTCGTCAFSPACAYINVQHFSLERDASGKVVLEDGKGRCPFDPEYRSTAVMVDGELYAGTVSNFQGNEPTISRSQESRIALKTENSLNWLQDPAFVGSAYLRESLPAGNPEGDDDKVYFFFSETGKEFDYFENTIVSRIARVCKGDQGGERVLQRRWTTFLKAQLLCSHPEDGFPFNVLQDIFVLTPGELRWRETLFYGVFTSQWNKGGLGSSAVCAFPMRSVQRAFGGLYKEVNRETQQWYTDTGPVPEPRPGMCITSHTRHLKINSSLQMPDRVLNFIKDHFLMDSPVRSQPLLLQSQQRYQQIGVHRAPGLRGTYDVLFLGTDNGRLHKAVRVNHGVHIIEEIRLFPDGQPILQLLLDQDQGLVYAATYTAVAQVPFANCSLYRSCGECVLARDPFCAWSRGACRRLTPHPPAHPQLWAQDIEDADTERLCQPANASQPRPRILLPPASGSPCQQIQLPPNAVRPLPCRLLSNLASRSWLHNGAPVNASYLVLPDGALILVGSPERAGTYECWSLEEGFRKLMASYCVGVQEPALGPADPGRKVAAGRDALETVSTSRSTSAVGSAAARLDGKTYWTEFLVMCVLFAAAVLVLAFFVLHRHRDGMKALLEPGDPSRHQKPPRKPVESLPLNGSNLPSTAPEHKGYQALQDNYIVSTPVHEPPGPPRTFSESEKRPLHVRDSFVEVSPACQRPRVRLGSEIQDSVV, from the exons ACTCGGCCGAGAGGGTGGTGCGGCGCTTTGAGGCACCTGGCGTGTCCAActacacagccctgctgctgagcccGGACGGTGGGACGCTCTACCTGGGGGCACgagagctgctcctcaccctcaACACCAGCAACTTTCAGCCCAGCTCCCCAGCTCGTAGG ctgctgtggagtgcagatgaggagaagaagaggcagtgtgtgttcaAGGGCAAGGACCCCCAG AGGGACTGTCACAACTACAtcaagctgctgctgcagctgaacagCACCCACCTGTACACCTGTGGGACCTGCGCCTTCAGCCCGGCCTGTGCCTACATT aacGTGCAGCACTTCAGCCTAGAGCGGGACGCGTCGGGGAAGGTGGTGCTGGAGGACGGGAAGGGACGCTGCCCCTTTGACCCTGAGTACCGCTCCACAGCTGTCATGGTCG ACGGCGAGCTCTACGCCGGGACCGTCAGCAACTTCCAGGGCAACGAGCCGACCATCTCCCGCAGCCAGGAGAGCCGCATCGCCCTCAAGACTGAGAACTCCCTCAACTGGCTGCAAG ACCCAGCGTTCGTGGGCTCAGCCTACCTGCGGGAGAGCCTCCCTGCCGGCAACCCTGAGGGTGACGACGACAAGGTCTACTTCTTCTTCAGCGAGACTGGGAAGGAGTTTGACTATTTTGAGAACACCATCGTCTCCCGCATCGCACGTGTGTGCAAG GGGGACCAGGGCGGGGAGCGCGTGCTGCAGCGGCGCTGGACAACCTTCCTgaaggcacagctgctctgctcacacCCTGAGGACGGGTTCCCCTTCAACGTGCTGCAGGACATCTTTGTGCTCACCCCGGGTGAGCTGCGCTGGAGGGAGACGCTCTTCTACGGTGTCTTCACCTCGCAGTG GAACAAGGGTGGGCTGGGCAGCTCGGCCGTCTGCGCCTTCCCCATGCGCAGCGTGCAGCGCGCCTTCGGCGGGCTCTACAAGGAGGTGAACCGCGAGACGCAGCAGTGGTACACGGACACCGGCCCCGTGCCGGAGCCCCGGCCGGGCATG TGCATCACCAGCCACACGCGGCACCTGAAGATCAATTCATCGCTGCAGATGCCAGATCGGGTGCTGAACTTTATCAAGGACCACTTCCTGATGGACAGCCCGGTGCGCagccagccgctgctgctgcagagccagcagcgcTACCAGCAGATCGGCGTGCACCGCGCGCCCGGCCTGCGCGGCACCTACGACGTCCTCTTCCTGGGCACGG ACAACGGGCGGCTGCACAAGGCTGTGCGGGTGAACCACGGCGTGCACATCATTGAGGAGATCCGCCTCTTCCCTGACGGGCAGCCCattctccagctgctgctggaccaggaccag GGCCTTGTGTACGCAGCCACCTACACAGCAGTGGCCCAGGTGCCCTTTGCCAACTGCAGCCTGTACCGCAGCTGTGGGGAATGTGTGCTGGCACGGGACCCTTTCTGTGCCTGGAGCCGCGGTGCCTGCCGCAGGCTCACCCCACATCCCCCGGCACACCCACA gctctgggcacaggACATCGAGGATGCCGACACGGAGCGGCTCTGCCAGCCGGCCAACGCCTCCCAGCCCCGTCCCCGCATCCTCCTGCCCCCAG cctcaggctcccCGTGCCAGCAGATCCAGCTCCCTCCCAACGCGGTGCGGCCGCTGCCGTGCCGGCTGCTCTCCAACCTGGCCTCGCGGAGCTGGCTGCACAACGGGGCTCCTGTCAACGCCTCCTACCTGGTGCTGCCCGACGGGGCCCTCATTCTGGTGGGCAGCCCGGAGCGTGCAGGCACCTACGAGTGCTGGTCACTGGAGGAGGGCTTCCGCAAGCTGATGGCCAGCTACTGCGTGGGCGTGCAGGAGCCAGCCCTCGGGCCAGCAGACCCTGGCAGGAAGGTGGCTGCTGGCCGTGATGCCCTGGAGACGGTCAGCACATCGCGGAGCACCTCAGCggtgggcagtgctgcagcacgGCTGGACGGCAAGACCTACTGGACCGAGTTCCTGGTGATGTGTGTGCTCTTTGCCGCTGCCGTCCTCGTGCTGGCCTTCTTCGTGCTGCACCGGCACCGCGACGGCATGAAGGCCTTGCTGGAGCCTGGCGACCCCAGCAGGCACCAGAAGCCGCCCCGCAAGCCAGTGGAGAGCCTGCCCCTGAATGGCAGCAACCTGCCCAGCACGGCTCCTGAGCACAAGGGCTACCAGGCCCTGCAGGACAACTACATCGTCAGTACACCCGTGCATGagcccccaggacccccacGCACCTTCTCTGAGTCAGAGAAGAGGCCTCTCCACGTCCGTGACAGCTTTGTGGAGGTGTCTCCTGCCTGCCAAAGACCCCGGGTGCGCCTGGGCTCTGAGATCCAGGACTCGGTGGTGTGA
- the GDPGP1 gene encoding GDP-D-glucose phosphorylase 1, which produces MAATAGGEPGEPSPEEFVYSEEDFVLQAAGWGDPGSAPSRFDRVLLAGWSDRMERGLFRYRLGALPTRVLPGAVRLVAQLNEQRSAERRPPQPVRSLRDPFDPAAFNFTRLRPAELLFRLRRAGGPEPLLVAINASPLERGHVLLLPEPARRLPQALTAPALRGALEAALLSAHPGFRVGFNGLGGGASVNHLHLHGLYLDRPLPLEAAPAEPLGPRLALLRAGPAPAFLFFAAGPEALEPVSRAVCRAAEHLGAAGLACNVLATRGDPPAGPGGGRGLRVLLWARRPLFGPKAGEPFAVALCELAGLLPLPAEPLYRDITEEQALSAIRQHLLPEPELLHLGGELARLLER; this is translated from the coding sequence ATGGCGGCCACGGCGGGCGGGGAGCCGGGCGAACCGAGCCCCGAGGAGTTCGTGTACAGCGAGGAGGACTTCGTGCTGCAGGCAGCCGGCTGGGGCGACCCGGGCTCCGCGCCCTCCCGATTCGACCGGGTGCTGCTGGCGGGTTGGAGCGACCGTATGGAGCGGGGACTGTTCCGGTACCGGCTGGGAGCGCTGCCCACCCGCGTCCTGCCCGGCGCCGTGCGCCTCGTGGCGCAGCTGAACGAGCAGCGCAGCGCGGAGCGCCGCCCGCCGCAGCCCGTCCGCAGCCTCCGCGACCCCTTCGACCCCGCCGCCTTCAACTTCACGCGGCTGCGCCCCGCCGAGCTGCTGTTCCGCCTGCGCCGCGCCGGCGGCCCGGAGCCGCTGCTGGTGGCGATCAACGCCAGCCCGCTGGAGCGGggacacgtgctgctgctgcccgagCCGGCGCGGCGCCTGCCGCAGGCGCTGACGGCCCCGGCGCTGCGCGGGGCGCTGGAGGCGGCGCTGCTCAGCGCCCACCCCGGCTTCCGCGTGGGCTTCAACGGGCTGGGCGGCGGCGCCTCGGTGAACCACCTGCACCTCCACGGGCTCTACCTGGACCGCCCGCTGCCGCTGGAGGCGGCGCCGGCCGAGCCGCTGGGGCCGCGCCTGGCGCTGCTCCGCGCCGGACCGGCCCCCGCCTTCCTCTTCTTCGCCGCCGGCCCCGAGGCGCTGGAGCCGGTGTCGCGGGCCGTGTGCCGCGCGGCGGAGCACCTGGGCGCCGCCGGGCTGGCCTGCAACGTGCTGGCCACGCGGGGCGACCCGCCGGCGGGGCCCGGGGGCGGCCGCGGGCTGCGGGTGCTGCTGTGGGCGCGCCGGCCGCTCTTCGGCCCCAAGGCGGGCGAGCCCTTCGCCGTGGCGCTGTGCGAGCTGGCGGggctgctgccgctgcccgccGAGCCGCTCTACCGGGACATCACCGAGGAGCAGGCCCTGAGCGCCATCCGCCAGCACCTGCTGCCCGAGCCCGAGCTGCTGCACCTGGGCGGGGAGCTGGCGCGGCTGCTGGAGCGGTGA
- the CIB1 gene encoding calcium and integrin-binding protein 1 — protein MGGSASLIPRDLLSEYQELTFLSKQEILLAYKRFSELLPKEERENACSARVPKSQILTLPELRANPFQQRICHVFSTSEAEDDSMSFEDFLDMLSVFSDSATSDVKSYYAFRIFDFDNDGILDRKDLEQLVNCLTGQGEGSRLSSAEMDQLIQNILEESDIDKDGTINLAEFQHVVSRSPDFASSFKIVL, from the exons ATGGGCGGCTCGGCCAGTCTGATCCCGCGGGACCTGCTGAGCGAGTACCAG GAGCTGACGTTCCTGAGCAAGCAGGAGATCTTGCT CGCCTACAAGAGGTTCAGTGAACTGCTGCcaaaggaggagagggagaacGCCTGCTCCGCGCGGGTCCCCAAGAGCCAGATCCTGACGCTGCCTGAGCTGCGG GCAAACCCCTTCCAGCAGCGCATCTGCCACGTGTTCTCAACCTCAGAGGCCGAGGATGACAGCATGTCCTTTGAAGACTTCCTTGATATGCTGAGTGTCTTCAGCGATTCTGCCACCTCTGACGTCAAATCCTACTATGCCTTCCGCATCTTTG ACTTTGACAACGATGGGATTCTGGACAGGAAGGACCTGGAGCAACTGGTGAACTGCCTGACAGGGCAAGGCGAGGGGTCCCGGCTGAGCAGCGCAGAGATGGATCAGCTCATCCAAAAC ATCCTGGAGGAGTCCGACATCGACAAGGATGGCACCATCAACCTCGCCGAGTTCCAGCACGTTGTCTCCCGCTCCCCCGACTTTGCCAG CTCCTTCAAGATTGTCCTGTGA